A portion of the Sulfuriferula sp. AH1 genome contains these proteins:
- a CDS encoding IscS subfamily cysteine desulfurase gives MLKHPIYLDYSATTPVDPRVAAKMIPYLTEMYGNPASRSHAYGWEADKAVETAREQVAQLVGADPKEIVWTSGATESINLALKGAAHFYKAKGKHLITLRTEHKATLDTMRELEREGYEVTYLTPESDGLLDLGKLKAAIRPDTILISILFVNNEIGVIQDIAAIGEICREKGIIFHVDAAQATGKVDIDLDKLKVDLMSFSAHKTYGPKGVGALYVRRKPRVRIEAQMHGGGHERGMRSGTLATHQIVGMGEAFRIAREEMATENVRIRALRDRLLKGLSDIEEVHVNGDMVHRVPHNLNISFNFVEGESLLMAIKDLAVSSGSACTSASLEPSYVLRALGRSDELAHSSIRFSIGRYTTEQDVDYAIDLLHQKIGKLRELSPLWEMYKDGIDLNSVKWAAH, from the coding sequence ATGTTAAAGCACCCGATTTATCTGGATTATTCCGCCACTACCCCGGTGGATCCGCGCGTCGCCGCGAAAATGATCCCGTATCTGACCGAAATGTATGGCAACCCCGCCAGCCGCTCCCATGCTTACGGCTGGGAAGCGGACAAAGCGGTGGAAACCGCGCGCGAACAAGTTGCGCAGCTGGTCGGCGCCGACCCCAAGGAAATCGTGTGGACTTCAGGTGCGACCGAATCCATCAATCTGGCACTCAAGGGCGCAGCCCATTTTTACAAGGCCAAGGGCAAGCACCTGATCACCTTGCGTACCGAGCACAAAGCCACGCTGGATACCATGCGCGAGCTGGAGCGTGAAGGTTATGAGGTCACTTACCTGACGCCTGAATCGGATGGCTTGCTGGACCTGGGAAAGCTGAAAGCCGCAATACGTCCCGATACCATCCTGATCTCGATACTGTTCGTAAATAATGAAATCGGCGTGATTCAGGATATCGCGGCTATCGGCGAGATTTGCCGCGAGAAAGGCATTATTTTTCACGTGGACGCGGCGCAGGCTACCGGCAAGGTCGATATCGACCTGGACAAGCTCAAGGTCGATCTGATGTCGTTCTCCGCCCACAAGACTTACGGCCCGAAAGGTGTCGGCGCCTTGTATGTACGTCGCAAGCCCCGTGTGCGCATCGAAGCGCAAATGCACGGCGGCGGCCACGAGCGTGGCATGCGCTCCGGCACACTGGCGACGCATCAGATCGTGGGCATGGGTGAAGCGTTCCGCATTGCGCGCGAAGAGATGGCGACCGAAAACGTGCGCATTCGTGCATTGCGCGATCGTCTGCTGAAAGGCCTGTCGGATATCGAAGAAGTTCATGTCAACGGCGACATGGTGCATCGCGTACCCCACAACCTGAATATCAGCTTCAATTTCGTCGAAGGCGAGTCATTGCTGATGGCGATCAAGGATCTGGCGGTATCGTCCGGCTCGGCATGTACTTCCGCAAGCCTGGAACCTTCCTACGTGCTGCGCGCGCTGGGACGATCGGATGAGCTGGCTCATAGCTCGATACGCTTTTCCATCGGTCGCTACACGACCGAGCAGGATGTGGATTACGCAATCGATCTGCTGCATCAGAAGATCGGCAAATTGCGCGAGTTGTCGCCGTTATGGGAAATGTACAAGGACGGTATTGATTTGAACAGCGTGAAATGGGCAGCGCACTAA
- the iscR gene encoding Fe-S cluster assembly transcriptional regulator IscR: MRLTTKGRFAVTAMIDLALHHGKGPVTLAAISERQKISLSYLEQLFGKLRRRELVESVRGPGGGYRVAKPLAEISVAQIIQAVDEPMDATQCGGLENCQDDHRCMTHELWSNLNRRIQDYLRTVTLANLVEQQQAKNSASAVVCDHRVKREKVSVAA; this comes from the coding sequence ATGCGCTTGACAACTAAAGGACGGTTTGCGGTGACTGCCATGATCGATTTGGCGCTGCATCATGGTAAGGGTCCGGTAACTTTAGCCGCGATCAGCGAGCGCCAAAAGATTTCGCTCTCGTATCTGGAGCAATTGTTTGGTAAATTACGGCGCCGTGAACTGGTGGAAAGCGTCCGCGGCCCCGGCGGCGGATATCGCGTCGCCAAGCCGTTAGCCGAGATTTCTGTCGCGCAAATCATTCAGGCCGTAGATGAGCCCATGGATGCGACCCAGTGCGGCGGGCTGGAAAACTGTCAGGACGACCATCGCTGCATGACGCACGAATTATGGTCGAATCTGAACCGGCGCATACAGGATTATCTCAGAACGGTGACTCTGGCGAATCTGGTTGAACAGCAGCAAGCTAAAAATTCAGCATCGGCGGTGGTATGCGACCACCGCGTAAAACGTGAAAAAGTTTCGGTGGCTGCCTAG
- the cysE gene encoding serine O-acetyltransferase produces the protein MFDQLREDIAVVFERDPAARSVFEVLTTYPGIHAILLHRLSSRFWRWGWKWLARFTAYFGRWATGIEIHPGAHIGRRVFIDHGMGVVIGETAEVGDDCTLYHQVTLGGTSWNKGKRHPTLGKGVVVGAGAKILGPLTVGEGAKIGSNAVVVKDVPAGATAVGIPARILTSAATEEATTAVKKLGFAAYAISADMNDPMVKVVHGLIDHSATMDERINWIVEQLKVLGVEPATPAPKRDEFDPAYLNKIVD, from the coding sequence GTGTTCGATCAATTGCGTGAAGACATAGCGGTAGTATTCGAGCGGGATCCGGCGGCGCGTTCGGTATTTGAAGTGCTGACCACTTATCCCGGCATTCACGCGATACTGCTGCACCGGCTGTCATCGCGGTTCTGGCGCTGGGGCTGGAAATGGCTGGCGCGTTTTACCGCCTATTTCGGACGCTGGGCGACCGGGATCGAGATTCATCCCGGCGCGCATATCGGCCGCCGGGTATTCATCGATCACGGCATGGGCGTTGTGATCGGTGAGACAGCGGAAGTGGGCGACGATTGCACGCTCTATCATCAGGTCACCTTGGGCGGCACCTCGTGGAACAAAGGCAAGCGTCATCCTACGCTGGGTAAAGGCGTGGTGGTGGGGGCCGGGGCCAAGATACTGGGGCCGCTGACAGTTGGCGAAGGCGCCAAGATAGGTTCGAATGCCGTAGTGGTGAAAGATGTGCCGGCAGGCGCGACTGCAGTGGGTATTCCGGCGCGGATTTTAACCAGCGCGGCAACGGAAGAAGCGACGACTGCCGTCAAGAAGCTCGGTTTTGCCGCTTACGCGATCAGCGCCGACATGAATGACCCGATGGTGAAGGTGGTGCATGGTCTGATCGATCATTCCGCGACCATGGATGAGCGTATCAACTGGATAGTTGAGCAGCTCAAAGTATTGGGAGTGGAGCCTGCTACGCCGGCACCGAAACGAGATGAGTTCGACCCGGCGTATTTAAATAAAATAGTTGACTGA
- a CDS encoding RNA methyltransferase: MSNLLDNVRIVLSHTSHPGNIGAAARAMKTMGLHDLRLVQPKQFPDPAAVAMSSGATDVLDGAVVTQDLASALTEAVMVVGCTARRRDLSHTMLSAREAAPLLLAHAANAPVALVFGTEMSGLTNAELDQCQMLVHIPANPDYSSLNLASAVQILSYELRCAMPEPGMPENVPQELARHDDLELFYRELERTLVAIGFLNLAAPRRLMTRLRRLYSRAQLEKEELNILMGILKLMRNPAQVNVPRDWDIVD, encoded by the coding sequence ATGTCCAACTTGTTAGATAATGTACGTATCGTATTGAGCCATACCAGCCATCCGGGCAACATCGGTGCGGCTGCGCGAGCGATGAAAACCATGGGCTTGCATGATTTGCGCCTGGTGCAGCCCAAACAATTCCCCGACCCCGCCGCAGTGGCAATGTCTTCCGGCGCTACCGATGTGCTGGATGGAGCCGTGGTCACGCAGGATCTGGCCAGCGCATTGACAGAAGCGGTCATGGTAGTCGGCTGTACCGCCCGACGGCGCGATCTGTCGCACACCATGCTCAGTGCGCGCGAGGCGGCGCCGTTATTGCTGGCGCATGCCGCCAACGCGCCTGTCGCGCTGGTGTTCGGCACGGAAATGTCGGGATTGACCAATGCCGAGCTGGATCAGTGTCAGATGCTGGTGCATATTCCGGCTAATCCGGATTACAGTTCCCTGAATCTGGCGTCGGCTGTGCAGATATTGAGTTATGAACTGCGCTGCGCGATGCCGGAACCGGGCATGCCGGAAAATGTCCCGCAGGAATTGGCGCGTCATGACGATCTGGAATTGTTTTATCGTGAGCTGGAACGGACGCTGGTGGCTATCGGTTTCCTGAATCTGGCTGCGCCGCGGCGTTTGATGACTCGGCTGCGACGCCTGTATTCGCGTGCGCAGCTGGAGAAGGAAGAGCTGAATATTTTAATGGGAATACTCAAGTTGATGCGTAATCCGGCGCAGGTCAATGTACCCAGGGACTGGGATATTGTTGACTAA
- a CDS encoding inositol monophosphatase family protein translates to MHPMLTTAVKAARRAAGIINRASQDTDALTVKHKQHNDFVTEVDRAAEAAIIDVLLDAYPNHAILAEESGQQGDSEYQWIIDPLDGTTNFLHGFPQYCISIALVHKGQLDQAVVYDPSRNDLFTASRGQGAYLNERRIRVSKRIKLADALVGTGFPYRDFTHLDAYMGMLRDMLQKTAGVRRPGSAALDLAYVAAGRLDGFWEIGLSKWDIAAGCLLVKEAGGLVGDFQGDDSYIDSGNIIAGNPKIFGQLLQALAPHITPALKG, encoded by the coding sequence ATGCATCCTATGCTCACCACCGCGGTAAAAGCCGCCCGTCGTGCCGCCGGTATTATCAACCGCGCATCACAAGACACCGACGCTTTAACCGTCAAACACAAGCAACACAATGACTTCGTCACCGAAGTGGATCGCGCCGCCGAAGCCGCAATTATCGATGTGCTGCTGGACGCTTACCCAAATCATGCTATTTTAGCAGAAGAGAGCGGTCAGCAAGGCGATTCCGAATACCAATGGATCATTGACCCCCTCGACGGCACCACCAACTTCCTGCATGGCTTCCCCCAATACTGCATCTCCATCGCGCTGGTACACAAGGGCCAACTGGATCAGGCTGTTGTTTACGACCCGAGCCGCAATGATTTGTTCACCGCCTCACGTGGTCAGGGCGCCTATCTGAACGAACGCCGCATCCGCGTATCCAAACGCATCAAACTGGCCGATGCGCTGGTCGGTACCGGATTCCCCTACCGCGACTTCACTCACCTCGACGCCTACATGGGCATGTTGCGCGACATGCTGCAGAAAACCGCCGGTGTGCGCCGTCCCGGTTCTGCCGCGCTGGATCTGGCTTACGTCGCAGCTGGCCGCCTGGACGGATTCTGGGAAATCGGCCTGTCGAAATGGGATATTGCCGCAGGCTGCCTGCTGGTCAAGGAAGCCGGCGGTCTGGTAGGCGATTTTCAGGGTGACGACAGCTATATCGACAGCGGCAATATCATTGCCGGCAACCCCAAAATATTCGGCCAATTACTGCAAGCGCTTGCACCTCATATCACGCCCGCATTAAAAGGCTGA
- a CDS encoding aspartate kinase, which produces MALIVQKYGGTSVGSVERIKHVAERVAKFKMLGHQVVVVLSAMSGETNRLIALAKGVQSDPDPRELDVLVSTGEQVTIALLAMALKDLGLKAKSYTGSQVRILTDNAHTKARILGIDEENIRNDLAAGKVIVVAGFQGVDEHGNITTLGRGGSDTTGVALAAALKADECQIYTDVDGVYTTDPRIVPEARRLKTITFEEMLEMASLGSKVLQIRSVEFAGKYKVKLRVLSSFQEEGEGTLITFEEENNMEQAIISGIAFNRDEAKITVLGVPDTPGIAYQILGPVADANIDVDMIIQNVGANNTTDFTFTVHRNEYARAMQLLNSMQPQIGAHKIIGDDKIAKVSIIGVGMRSHVGIASTMFKTLAEEGINIQMISTSEIKISVVIDEKYLELAVRVLHKAFNLENAG; this is translated from the coding sequence ATGGCACTCATTGTACAGAAATACGGCGGCACATCGGTAGGCAGCGTCGAACGCATCAAACATGTAGCGGAACGCGTAGCCAAATTCAAAATGCTGGGACATCAGGTTGTCGTCGTACTCTCCGCCATGAGCGGCGAAACCAACCGCCTGATTGCACTTGCCAAAGGCGTCCAATCCGATCCCGATCCACGCGAACTCGACGTTCTAGTGTCTACCGGCGAACAAGTGACTATCGCTTTATTAGCCATGGCGCTAAAAGATCTGGGATTGAAAGCCAAGAGCTACACCGGCTCGCAAGTCCGTATCCTCACCGACAACGCCCATACCAAAGCCCGCATTCTCGGCATTGACGAAGAAAACATCCGCAACGACCTTGCCGCAGGCAAAGTCATCGTCGTCGCCGGTTTCCAGGGCGTGGACGAACACGGCAACATCACCACGCTCGGCCGTGGCGGCTCCGACACCACCGGCGTTGCGCTGGCCGCCGCACTGAAGGCTGACGAATGCCAGATTTACACGGACGTCGACGGCGTATACACCACCGACCCGCGCATCGTTCCCGAAGCGCGCCGGCTGAAGACCATCACCTTTGAAGAGATGCTGGAAATGGCCAGCCTCGGCTCCAAGGTACTGCAAATCCGTTCGGTCGAATTCGCCGGCAAATACAAAGTCAAACTGCGCGTACTCTCCAGCTTTCAGGAAGAAGGCGAAGGCACACTCATCACTTTTGAGGAAGAAAACAACATGGAACAAGCGATTATCTCTGGCATCGCCTTCAACCGCGACGAAGCCAAGATTACCGTACTCGGTGTACCCGACACCCCAGGCATCGCATACCAGATCCTGGGCCCGGTCGCCGATGCGAACATCGACGTGGACATGATCATCCAGAACGTCGGCGCCAACAACACCACCGATTTCACCTTCACCGTGCATCGCAACGAATACGCCCGCGCCATGCAATTGCTCAACAGCATGCAACCGCAGATCGGCGCCCACAAAATCATCGGCGACGACAAGATCGCCAAGGTTTCCATCATCGGCGTAGGCATGCGCTCGCACGTAGGCATCGCCAGCACCATGTTCAAGACGCTGGCCGAAGAAGGCATCAACATCCAGATGATATCCACTTCGGAAATCAAGATTTCCGTCGTCATCGACGAAAAGTATCTGGAACTGGCGGTACGAGTGCTGCACAAGGCATTTAATCTGGAAAACGCCGGATAA
- a CDS encoding ATP-binding protein yields MEKRHEKLIEAEAALGKIDGDADAEQKAADAAARLSNLIAEYASARLSSSIISEAIETYQQRYQGPLLARASELFATITGGRFTKIATDFDEDMTILVGVRANGKRETVGNLSSGTRDQLFLALRLAAIESHVCNQEPMPVVVDDIVINFDDTSASATFKVLAELSKKTQVLFFTHHEHLLERAVSAIGSGSFMAHKL; encoded by the coding sequence GTGGAAAAGCGACACGAGAAGTTGATCGAGGCAGAGGCGGCACTTGGCAAGATTGATGGCGATGCGGATGCGGAGCAAAAAGCAGCAGATGCAGCGGCTAGGCTTTCAAATCTGATCGCCGAATATGCATCAGCACGACTTTCATCCTCCATTATTTCGGAGGCCATAGAAACCTACCAGCAACGCTATCAAGGCCCCCTGTTGGCGCGTGCATCAGAACTGTTCGCGACTATCACTGGGGGACGATTCACCAAAATTGCGACGGATTTCGATGAAGATATGACAATCCTCGTTGGCGTTCGAGCCAATGGCAAGCGTGAAACCGTTGGTAATCTAAGTTCGGGTACACGGGATCAGCTTTTCTTGGCATTGCGATTGGCCGCAATTGAGAGTCATGTTTGTAATCAGGAACCAATGCCGGTTGTGGTGGATGACATCGTTATTAATTTCGACGACACATCGGCGAGCGCAACCTTCAAGGTGCTTGCGGAATTGTCCAAGAAAACGCAGGTATTGTTTTTTACACACCACGAACATTTGCTGGAAAGAGCAGTGAGTGCGATAGGTTCAGGGTCATTCATGGCTCACAAGCTATAG
- a CDS encoding DUF1998 domain-containing protein: MITEPEDITANKEGVAFPKVFTTPHRRLRGAQGGETSICEGSNRKFSIKPGVRLGHSMTTDVLELMLWWFDGQPLTDRQVAYSLAVAIRSGIASMLGIEVDELGCDTKPIRLDGGVSGQAIVIFDRSASGYCSSVTNRLREVLGQAKEALNCSAECEGACQHCLLSYDTRFRLDDLNRQVALDFLTERWLADFELQAGDALFGKDRTNAEFQSLPEAITRELARPDIEELRMYLLGDVSEWDIASSPLRSWIQRWASSPCIVKIILAQTAVNELSQADRFALHVMSNLDNVSIWSGDVPACSPNGYVVAEIISAGKSRAWAYPTSYSAYPAANWGVNNGALLVFGNPELSGILVQPLNFATDTPVETSGRVCRVEVSNALDGISSGFGERLLTELECKFGSSLIGGSSDIVRVAYRDRYLNSPLPAALLLDFISAFKRAYKERWAVQSVELGVVPFAEEVNSFKKPSMFFNNWPTSTARDEAIREAFEYCGMSCILQSMPKQDVIHARLLEIECEDGHVTKAWLDQGFSYWQVPKLAGNLLSRQASQFPFNDSAQEQGRAVSEARVRIEGQIFPTYIFVESE, from the coding sequence ATGATTACAGAGCCTGAGGATATAACCGCTAATAAGGAGGGTGTCGCCTTTCCAAAGGTATTCACCACACCCCATCGCCGTTTGCGTGGTGCTCAAGGTGGAGAAACCTCCATTTGTGAAGGGAGTAATAGGAAGTTTTCTATCAAGCCAGGTGTTCGACTCGGGCATAGCATGACTACCGATGTTTTGGAGCTTATGCTTTGGTGGTTCGATGGGCAGCCACTGACAGACCGGCAGGTAGCATATTCGCTTGCTGTTGCAATTCGTAGTGGAATTGCTTCAATGCTCGGTATTGAAGTTGATGAGCTCGGCTGCGACACTAAGCCGATACGGTTAGATGGTGGAGTCAGTGGTCAAGCTATCGTGATTTTTGATCGAAGTGCTTCGGGGTATTGTTCGTCAGTTACGAATCGGTTGCGGGAAGTATTGGGTCAGGCCAAAGAGGCATTGAACTGCAGTGCAGAATGTGAAGGTGCGTGTCAGCATTGCTTGCTCAGCTACGATACACGCTTCAGGCTAGATGATCTCAATCGGCAAGTGGCCTTGGATTTCCTCACTGAACGTTGGTTAGCTGACTTTGAGCTTCAAGCCGGAGATGCATTGTTCGGTAAAGATCGAACTAATGCTGAATTTCAGTCTTTACCGGAGGCAATTACACGCGAGTTGGCACGCCCAGATATTGAAGAACTCAGGATGTATCTTCTTGGTGATGTATCCGAATGGGATATTGCATCGTCGCCTTTGCGTAGCTGGATTCAGAGATGGGCATCTTCACCTTGTATAGTCAAGATTATATTGGCCCAGACAGCTGTGAATGAACTGTCACAGGCTGATCGGTTTGCTCTTCATGTTATGTCGAATCTTGATAATGTATCAATTTGGTCTGGTGATGTGCCTGCTTGCTCACCAAATGGTTATGTTGTGGCTGAGATTATTTCAGCCGGTAAATCGCGAGCATGGGCCTATCCGACGTCTTATTCGGCATATCCCGCAGCGAATTGGGGCGTTAATAACGGAGCTTTGTTGGTGTTTGGCAATCCTGAACTTTCGGGTATCCTGGTTCAGCCACTCAATTTCGCTACTGACACGCCAGTGGAGACATCCGGCCGCGTTTGTAGAGTTGAGGTTTCAAATGCTTTGGATGGAATTTCATCGGGTTTCGGTGAGCGTTTGCTCACGGAGTTGGAGTGTAAATTTGGATCATCATTGATAGGTGGTTCGTCCGATATTGTTCGAGTTGCATACCGAGATCGCTATTTGAACTCGCCACTCCCGGCCGCTTTACTCCTTGATTTTATTTCAGCATTCAAGCGCGCATATAAGGAACGCTGGGCTGTGCAGTCTGTAGAGCTCGGTGTTGTGCCATTTGCAGAGGAAGTAAATAGCTTTAAGAAGCCAAGCATGTTTTTTAACAATTGGCCTACCTCAACAGCGCGTGATGAAGCTATTCGTGAGGCATTTGAATATTGTGGAATGAGCTGCATTTTGCAAAGTATGCCTAAACAGGATGTGATACATGCGCGACTTCTGGAAATCGAGTGCGAGGATGGTCATGTTACGAAGGCATGGCTCGACCAAGGGTTCTCGTACTGGCAAGTACCAAAACTAGCTGGGAATCTATTGTCCAGGCAGGCGTCGCAATTTCCGTTTAATGACTCAGCTCAGGAACAGGGGCGGGCAGTTTCGGAAGCTCGGGTCAGGATTGAAGGGCAGATATTCCCGACTTATATATTTGTTGAGAGCGAATGA
- a CDS encoding helicase-related protein, whose product MTEDINVISLRTEGLWSDLSDRIVEGGGYFRTAEHSAQQPGSRLEQYERDFKSGRINLLSCSTTMEMGVDIGGITIVAMNNVPPHPTNYLQRAGRAGRRSETRSVALTVCKNNPHDQHVFDNTLWAFTTQLPAPTIKLESPIIVQRHINSMMLASFLRSQLSNSASLDKLDMGWWMLPKEVAPANKFIAWAKCFDESKETHLASGLRSLLRHTCYEGAVSLGRLAAEAAAMLSAHSHEWFGEFDSVELQLAKFQGAIKEKEPAYKALQIQQKRLTGEYLLRELAAEGFLPGYGFPTDISSFETMTCDELERNKTRKKDDRIDNLLRHRELPSRGTVTALREYAPGAEVVIDGLVYRSAGITLNWHAPASVQAIKEIQNYSGPQFSDSELR is encoded by the coding sequence TTGACGGAGGATATCAACGTTATTTCACTTCGTACCGAGGGGCTTTGGTCGGACTTAAGTGACCGAATTGTTGAAGGAGGGGGTTATTTCCGTACCGCAGAACATTCGGCTCAGCAGCCAGGAAGCCGTTTAGAGCAGTATGAACGGGATTTCAAGTCGGGACGCATAAACCTTCTAAGTTGTTCAACCACGATGGAGATGGGTGTCGATATTGGAGGTATCACCATCGTGGCAATGAATAATGTGCCACCTCATCCCACTAACTATTTGCAGCGTGCAGGTCGGGCTGGACGACGTTCAGAAACTCGATCCGTAGCATTAACAGTTTGCAAAAACAACCCTCACGATCAGCATGTATTTGATAATACTCTTTGGGCATTCACGACTCAGTTGCCTGCTCCGACTATTAAGCTGGAAAGTCCAATCATTGTCCAGCGACATATAAATTCAATGATGTTGGCGAGCTTTCTTCGGTCGCAACTTTCTAATTCGGCCAGTCTTGATAAGCTAGATATGGGATGGTGGATGCTTCCAAAAGAAGTGGCACCAGCGAATAAGTTTATTGCCTGGGCTAAATGTTTTGATGAATCGAAGGAAACGCATCTTGCATCAGGGTTGCGCTCGTTATTACGTCATACCTGCTATGAGGGAGCAGTATCGCTTGGTCGACTCGCTGCGGAGGCCGCAGCTATGCTCTCGGCACATAGTCACGAATGGTTTGGGGAATTTGATAGTGTTGAATTACAGTTGGCTAAGTTCCAAGGGGCAATTAAAGAGAAGGAGCCAGCATATAAAGCTCTGCAGATACAACAAAAGCGACTTACCGGGGAATATTTGCTTCGCGAGCTTGCGGCAGAAGGCTTTTTGCCAGGATATGGCTTCCCAACTGATATCTCTTCATTTGAGACGATGACTTGTGACGAGTTGGAGCGAAATAAAACGAGAAAAAAAGATGATCGGATAGATAATCTCTTACGCCATCGAGAGTTGCCAAGTCGTGGCACAGTGACAGCTTTACGGGAGTACGCACCTGGAGCGGAAGTGGTTATTGATGGTCTTGTTTATCGTTCTGCAGGCATTACGTTAAATTGGCATGCGCCTGCTTCAGTGCAAGCAATCAAGGAAATACAGAACTATAGTGGACCCCAATTTTCAGACAGTGAATTAAGATAG